AAAACGGTCGAGGACATGCAGCGCATCGCCTTCAACAACCAGATCAATGCCACGCTGTGCGGCTTCTTCATGATCGTGGCGGCGGTGATGCTGGTGGCGGCGTTCTTCAACGTCCGCCGTGCACTGGCGGCGCGTCACCCGACGGTGCGCGAGGCCGAAGTGGTGATGCGCGGTGACGAGGCGGCAGCCAATGCTTGACCTGTCTTTCCTGACCGGTGGCCGGCGCGAGCCGGCCCCGCCGCCGGCGGTGGACGAGGGTGACGACTACCAGCGTTACGTGCTCGACCACCAGCGCCGCCACGGTGCCGGGACGCCGATGAGCCGTGCCGAGTTCGAGCGCTACAGCCTCGGCTCGGACTGGCTGTCCGGGCTCAAGGACGCGGCGAAAAAGGTCGTGCAGACCTGCCGGCTGATGGTCGGCGTGCACGACTACGAGTACTACGTCGAGCACATGCGTAGCCAGCACCCGGATGCCGTGCCGATGAGCCGCGAGGACTTCTACCGCTACTGCCTGGATGCGCGCTTCCCCAGCGCCGACCGGGCGGCCGGCGGCAAGTGTCCTTGTTGAGTTGGCTAATCTGGAGGTGCATAAACGCCACCGCATGGTGGCGTTTATTTTTTTGGGTTAGATGGGCTGGCCTGATTGACTTACAGTGGCAGGGCTTGCACGAGCGCACCTTCTCCATTGGGGG
This window of the Jeongeupia sp. USM3 genome carries:
- a CDS encoding CstA-like transporter-associated (seleno)protein, translated to MLDLSFLTGGRREPAPPPAVDEGDDYQRYVLDHQRRHGAGTPMSRAEFERYSLGSDWLSGLKDAAKKVVQTCRLMVGVHDYEYYVEHMRSQHPDAVPMSREDFYRYCLDARFPSADRAAGGKCPC